The Saccharopolyspora gloriosae genome window below encodes:
- a CDS encoding BTAD domain-containing putative transcriptional regulator: protein MAEPDTSAIRYFVLGPVQVRDASGTLNTVNAEKPRLLLAELLLRPNVWVGNDELIEALWAEPPATARGSLKTYVHQLRRLSTREGEESPIQSRHGGYRLVVAPGELDTGAFTDLVHAGCAAINDGDRAAGVRTLRAALRLWRGDPMRETAGTGGFAEVEELRETRAHAQETLAEALIADGRPDEAADEIRKLTAANGLRESAWELLITALRAAGRPAEAVAAYGEARRELADELGIDPGQRLRALYADLLADDDPAPKATSTPAPPQEALDSALPRDVPKSAATNPAQRWLTLPFAARAGTVAVVVALIVAGVVAVTRPAAPPPDRAAEVPPELRLDAIAPKRPVPTYPAGTSENPKLLFGLGPEAPAASREPLFYQAPIGMLTTWYDDPDDLPRFESWRRDLLPKHYAAGTALHLLVAPTFDEGEPVDTPRGPGCGQAYQMSPRFLDDMRRLATSFAGAENGPPLYVSMFNGMEKVACTTHGYDKDPATTNYYLALKDRYLQVRQIFHRYAPNARVALNWDGWQTDGSTPESTARREAMVDQFSDVMTVSDFQSFNAFQDEDNAEDVDRMVGRLSRYGPVMVSNFGPDKDGTGARARSDLERVFAPRQISKLTAQGLFAWSFWDHEYVDVTPETYTLARDVVNRYGLR, encoded by the coding sequence GTGGCCGAACCAGACACCAGCGCCATCAGGTACTTCGTGCTGGGGCCGGTGCAGGTGCGCGACGCGAGCGGCACCTTGAACACCGTCAACGCGGAGAAGCCGCGGCTGCTGCTGGCGGAACTGCTGCTGCGCCCCAACGTCTGGGTCGGCAACGACGAGTTGATCGAGGCGCTGTGGGCGGAGCCGCCCGCGACGGCCCGCGGCAGCCTGAAGACCTACGTGCACCAGCTGCGCAGGCTGAGCACGCGGGAGGGCGAGGAATCCCCGATCCAGAGCCGGCACGGCGGCTACCGGCTCGTGGTGGCTCCGGGGGAACTCGACACCGGCGCCTTCACCGACCTCGTCCACGCGGGCTGCGCGGCGATCAACGACGGTGACCGGGCCGCCGGGGTGCGGACGCTGCGCGCGGCGCTGCGCCTGTGGCGGGGCGATCCGATGCGGGAGACCGCCGGGACGGGCGGCTTCGCCGAAGTGGAAGAACTCCGGGAAACCCGGGCGCACGCGCAGGAAACCCTCGCCGAGGCGCTCATCGCCGATGGCCGCCCCGACGAAGCCGCCGACGAGATCCGCAAGCTCACCGCGGCGAACGGGTTGCGCGAATCGGCCTGGGAACTGCTCATCACCGCGCTGCGGGCGGCGGGGCGACCGGCCGAGGCGGTGGCGGCCTACGGCGAAGCGCGCAGGGAGCTGGCCGACGAGCTGGGAATCGACCCCGGCCAGCGGCTCCGCGCGCTGTACGCCGACCTGCTCGCCGACGACGATCCCGCCCCGAAGGCCACGTCCACACCCGCACCGCCGCAAGAGGCGCTCGACAGCGCATTACCGCGCGACGTCCCGAAGTCCGCTGCCACGAATCCCGCCCAGCGGTGGCTGACGCTGCCGTTCGCGGCCCGCGCCGGGACGGTCGCCGTCGTGGTGGCCCTGATCGTCGCCGGGGTCGTCGCAGTCACCCGCCCGGCCGCGCCGCCGCCGGATCGCGCCGCCGAGGTACCGCCGGAGCTGCGCTTGGACGCGATAGCCCCGAAGCGACCGGTGCCCACCTATCCCGCCGGGACGAGCGAAAACCCGAAGCTGCTGTTCGGCCTGGGCCCCGAGGCCCCTGCCGCGTCCCGCGAGCCGCTGTTCTACCAAGCTCCGATCGGCATGTTGACCACCTGGTACGACGATCCCGACGACCTCCCCCGGTTCGAGTCCTGGAGGCGGGACCTGCTCCCGAAGCACTACGCGGCGGGCACCGCGCTGCACCTGCTCGTGGCCCCCACCTTCGACGAGGGCGAACCGGTCGACACCCCGCGCGGACCGGGCTGCGGCCAGGCGTACCAGATGTCCCCGCGGTTCCTCGACGACATGCGCCGGTTGGCGACGTCCTTCGCCGGTGCGGAGAACGGGCCGCCGCTGTACGTGTCGATGTTCAACGGCATGGAGAAGGTCGCCTGCACCACCCACGGCTACGACAAGGACCCGGCGACGACGAACTACTACCTGGCGCTCAAGGACCGCTACCTGCAGGTTCGGCAGATCTTCCACCGGTACGCGCCGAACGCACGAGTCGCGCTGAACTGGGACGGCTGGCAGACCGACGGCTCGACTCCCGAATCGACCGCCCGCCGCGAGGCGATGGTCGATCAGTTCTCCGACGTGATGACGGTGTCGGACTTCCAGAGCTTCAACGCGTTCCAGGACGAGGACAACGCCGAAGACGTCGACCGGATGGTCGGCCGGCTCAGCCGGTACGGACCGGTGATGGTGTCGAACTTCGGGCCGGACAAGGACGGCACGGGCGCCCGCGCGCGCAGCGACTTGGAGCGCGTCTTCGCCCCCCGGCAGATCTCGAAGCTCACCGCGCAGGGCCTGTTCGCGTGGAGCTTCTGGGACCACGAGTACGTGGACGTCACGCCGGAGACCTATACGCTCGCCCGAGATGTGGTGAACCGCTACGGGCTCCGATGA
- a CDS encoding family 16 glycosylhydrolase codes for MQFRMSRRPTASALSALVLTPMLLAAPGSAAADPGSAATRFGWAGDLVREDDFDGDELGPGWNLYDGPGHAGNGVRSPEQVGVADGVLRIDGTEDGTTGGVSWEPGQLHGRWEARARYTPGTAAYHQVLILWPDAEDFPVGGEVDYSEVSDPQRRRLEFFLHYGENNDQVSAERTVDMTTWHDYAVEWTPQHVIGYVDGVEFFRSEDPETIPPRAMHPTIQLDWFPDGGPRGTGAMEVDRIRQYRL; via the coding sequence GTGCAGTTCCGCATGTCGCGCCGTCCGACGGCGTCCGCGTTATCCGCTCTCGTGCTGACTCCGATGCTGCTGGCCGCACCCGGCAGCGCCGCCGCCGACCCCGGCAGCGCCGCGACCCGGTTCGGCTGGGCCGGTGATCTGGTGCGGGAGGACGACTTCGACGGCGACGAACTCGGCCCCGGCTGGAACCTCTACGACGGTCCCGGCCACGCGGGCAACGGCGTCCGCTCACCGGAGCAGGTCGGCGTCGCCGACGGCGTGCTGCGCATCGACGGCACCGAGGACGGCACCACCGGCGGCGTGTCCTGGGAACCGGGACAACTGCACGGCCGGTGGGAGGCGCGGGCGAGGTACACGCCGGGAACCGCCGCGTACCACCAGGTCCTGATCCTGTGGCCGGACGCGGAGGACTTCCCGGTGGGCGGTGAGGTCGACTATTCCGAGGTGTCCGATCCGCAGCGGCGGCGGCTGGAGTTCTTCCTGCACTACGGGGAGAACAACGACCAGGTCAGCGCCGAGCGGACCGTGGACATGACGACCTGGCACGACTACGCCGTCGAGTGGACGCCGCAGCACGTGATCGGCTACGTCGACGGGGTCGAGTTCTTCCGCTCGGAGGACCCGGAGACGATCCCGCCGCGCGCGATGCACCCCACGATCCAGCTCGACTGGTTCCCCGACGGCGGCCCGCGCGGCACCGGCGCGATGGAGGTGGATCGGATCCGGCAGTACCGGCTCTGA
- a CDS encoding dienelactone hydrolase family protein — translation MATRTLQIPTTDGRAEAFAAFPDDGERHPGVLMYMDAFGIRPALRQLAVELAEHGYYVLVPHVFYRHGPVPVVELPDHIGGEDRDALIGRLMPLIELHTTDRVLSDADAYLRFLTTRPEVVAGPVAVTGYCIGGLLAMRTASAHPDEVAAVAGFHGPVVADGPDGLRRMLATITAQVHLGHAESDLTPDDLDELSRTLEAAGLDHTSEIYPGTLHGFTMSDTDAFDPAAMRQHWDRLLPLLDRALTDG, via the coding sequence ATGGCCACCAGGACCTTGCAGATTCCCACCACCGACGGCCGGGCCGAGGCTTTCGCCGCGTTCCCCGATGACGGCGAGCGGCACCCGGGAGTGCTGATGTACATGGATGCCTTCGGCATCCGCCCCGCGCTGCGGCAGCTGGCCGTCGAACTGGCCGAGCACGGGTACTACGTGCTCGTGCCCCACGTCTTCTACCGCCACGGCCCGGTACCCGTCGTCGAGCTCCCCGACCACATCGGAGGTGAGGACCGGGACGCGCTCATCGGCCGGCTGATGCCCTTGATCGAACTGCACACGACCGATCGCGTCCTCAGCGATGCCGACGCCTACCTCCGGTTCCTCACCACCCGGCCCGAAGTCGTCGCCGGTCCGGTCGCGGTGACCGGCTACTGCATAGGCGGCCTCCTCGCGATGCGCACCGCGTCGGCGCACCCGGACGAAGTAGCCGCCGTCGCCGGATTCCACGGTCCCGTCGTCGCCGACGGACCTGACGGCCTGCGCCGCATGCTCGCCACGATCACCGCCCAGGTCCACCTCGGCCACGCCGAATCCGACCTGACGCCCGACGATCTCGACGAGCTCAGCCGGACGCTGGAGGCCGCGGGGCTCGACCACACCTCCGAGATCTACCCCGGAACGCTCCACGGCTTCACCATGTCCGACACCGACGCCTTCGACCCCGCCGCGATGCGACAGCACTGGGACCGCCTGCTCCCGCTCCTCGACCGCGCGCTGACCGACGGCTGA
- the tatA gene encoding Sec-independent protein translocase subunit TatA, with product MGLPGGWELVVLVGVVVLLFGASKLPEVARSLGQSARVFKAEARGMQEDEAAARAARDRPSANPGENSPNGSGARGERRDETAS from the coding sequence ATGGGTTTGCCGGGCGGGTGGGAGCTGGTCGTCCTCGTCGGCGTCGTGGTGCTGCTGTTCGGCGCGAGCAAGCTGCCGGAGGTGGCGCGCTCCCTCGGGCAGTCGGCGCGCGTGTTCAAGGCGGAGGCGCGCGGGATGCAGGAGGACGAGGCAGCGGCCCGCGCCGCGCGGGACCGGCCCTCGGCGAACCCCGGCGAGAACTCCCCGAACGGCTCCGGGGCCCGCGGCGAACGGCGCGACGAGACCGCGAGCTGA
- a CDS encoding LysR substrate-binding domain-containing protein has protein sequence MLDAVWLRTFLAVADSGGFSSAARALGLGQPAVSQHVRKLEAAVGRSLLMRDSHTVELTGDGEAMVGFARGILGRHQQALDYFSGPEPSGRVRLGVSEDLVSDWFSRIAQRFQRLHPRVDLDLTAGLSAPLHDRLTRGELDIALIKQPGGEPSGRLLWRDELVWVGTPETTIVPGDPVPLVVYPEPGITRARALAALEREQRSWRVSCTADRLNGLVMAVRAGLGVAVFARSVVPEGLVPIDGGLPALDQIEFVLSGRIPVRGTPASALVDMIADAGRPEAAGAR, from the coding sequence GTGCTCGACGCGGTGTGGTTGCGGACTTTCCTGGCGGTGGCCGATTCAGGCGGCTTCAGCAGTGCCGCGCGCGCCCTCGGACTCGGGCAACCCGCCGTGAGCCAGCACGTGCGCAAGCTGGAAGCGGCGGTGGGCCGCTCGCTGCTGATGCGCGACAGCCACACCGTGGAGCTCACCGGGGACGGTGAGGCGATGGTCGGGTTCGCGCGCGGCATCCTCGGCAGGCACCAGCAGGCGCTGGACTACTTCAGCGGCCCGGAACCGAGCGGGCGGGTCCGGCTGGGAGTGTCCGAAGACCTCGTCTCCGATTGGTTCTCCCGGATCGCGCAGCGGTTCCAGCGGCTGCACCCGCGGGTCGACCTAGACCTCACCGCCGGCCTCAGCGCTCCGCTGCACGATCGGCTCACGCGCGGCGAGCTCGACATCGCCCTGATCAAGCAGCCGGGAGGCGAACCGTCCGGGCGGCTGCTGTGGCGCGACGAGCTGGTCTGGGTGGGCACTCCCGAAACCACGATCGTGCCCGGTGATCCGGTTCCGCTGGTGGTGTACCCGGAGCCCGGCATCACCCGCGCCCGCGCGCTGGCCGCGCTGGAGCGGGAGCAGCGGTCGTGGCGCGTCAGCTGCACCGCGGACCGGCTCAACGGGCTCGTCATGGCCGTGCGCGCCGGACTCGGCGTCGCCGTGTTCGCCCGCAGCGTCGTCCCGGAAGGACTGGTGCCGATCGACGGCGGGCTGCCCGCGCTCGACCAGATCGAATTCGTCCTCAGCGGACGAATCCCGGTGCGGGGGACGCCGGCGAGCGCCCTCGTCGACATGATCGCCGACGCCGGGCGGCCGGAAGCGGCGGGCGCGCGCTGA
- a CDS encoding glycoside hydrolase family 5 protein → MIANALAAVLAASLLAPAAPAAGEPDDSWTGPLHTEGSSIVDADGDPFKLKSGNWHGASGTWNGSGDVDDPANHHDGENGNGIPLGLDRASMSDIVGSFQELGINSIRLPFSNDMIDDEAAVPDDAVAANPELRGKTRLEVYDAAVEALTGSGLAVILNNHTNTARWCCGVDGNERWNSAQSDQEWEEDWLFMAGRYADNSRVVGADLYNEVRRDVFDDPNWGLGDEHDWFAASQRAGDRILDEANPNLLIIIEGINWTGLPVDGLPHERPTLEPVRELSHELVKPDKLVYSAHFYGYTGPNHSGATGTGETTDPRYQDMSRDELYDVLRRQAFFVTEDGMPYTAPLWISEFGVGRGEQDPKARAWFENFVDFLVDNDANFAYWPLVGWQEGGETDGWGLVHWDEAGDRITLDDADWRTGAWRRLTGG, encoded by the coding sequence GTGATCGCCAACGCGCTCGCCGCCGTGCTCGCGGCCTCGCTGCTGGCACCGGCCGCACCGGCGGCGGGGGAGCCGGACGACTCGTGGACCGGGCCGCTGCACACCGAGGGCAGCAGCATCGTCGACGCCGACGGCGACCCGTTCAAGCTGAAGTCCGGGAACTGGCACGGCGCCAGCGGCACCTGGAACGGCAGCGGCGACGTCGACGACCCGGCCAACCACCACGACGGTGAGAACGGCAACGGCATCCCGCTCGGCCTGGACCGGGCTTCGATGAGCGACATCGTCGGCAGCTTCCAGGAACTCGGGATCAACAGCATCCGGCTGCCGTTCTCCAACGACATGATCGACGACGAGGCGGCCGTGCCCGACGACGCGGTCGCCGCGAACCCGGAACTGCGCGGCAAGACGCGGCTGGAGGTCTACGACGCCGCCGTCGAAGCGCTCACCGGCAGCGGTCTCGCCGTGATCCTGAACAACCACACCAACACGGCTCGCTGGTGCTGCGGGGTCGACGGCAACGAGCGCTGGAACAGCGCGCAGAGCGACCAGGAATGGGAAGAGGACTGGCTGTTCATGGCCGGTCGCTACGCCGACAACTCGCGGGTGGTCGGCGCGGACCTCTACAACGAGGTGCGCCGCGACGTCTTCGACGACCCGAACTGGGGGCTCGGCGACGAGCACGACTGGTTCGCCGCCTCGCAGCGCGCGGGAGACCGGATCCTCGACGAGGCCAACCCGAACCTGCTGATCATCATCGAGGGCATCAACTGGACCGGCCTCCCGGTCGACGGGCTGCCGCACGAGCGGCCGACGCTGGAACCGGTGCGGGAGCTGTCGCACGAGCTGGTGAAACCGGACAAGCTGGTCTACTCGGCGCACTTCTACGGCTACACCGGCCCCAATCACAGCGGCGCCACCGGTACGGGCGAGACCACCGATCCGCGCTACCAGGACATGTCCCGCGACGAGCTCTACGACGTGCTGCGCAGGCAGGCGTTCTTCGTCACCGAGGACGGCATGCCCTACACGGCGCCGCTGTGGATCAGCGAGTTCGGCGTGGGGCGCGGCGAGCAGGATCCGAAGGCGCGCGCCTGGTTCGAGAACTTCGTGGACTTCCTCGTCGACAACGACGCGAACTTCGCCTACTGGCCGCTGGTCGGCTGGCAGGAGGGCGGCGAGACCGACGGCTGGGGACTGGTGCACTGGGACGAGGCGGGCGACCGCATCACCCTCGACGACGCCGACTGGCGCACCGGCGCCTGGCGCCGCTTGACGGGAGGCTGA
- a CDS encoding alpha/beta hydrolase, translating to MVDEATRQHRAQDPRTGSSSDSDAAAPEAVGPAVLLLAGGVESAHGYFPGLVEGLTADPGCRVILHDRPGAGEGETVGTLQETAHALHATLRESAAGPVVVVGHSLGGALAALLARDHPEDVAGLVLLDPTPINAPGITVRLERVCRTMAVVLRVPGARRIASAFVGRYMEAEVRRLGLRPDCEAAFRQISRGALDFAGLAAALVGVGALSANFREADLPRVPAAVVSAERKPASEARRAHQRLASALGTSPIIWPGATHAVHLDHPDDTLATIRDVVTRATPSAERDRT from the coding sequence GTGGTCGACGAAGCAACGCGACAGCACCGAGCGCAGGACCCGCGCACCGGTTCCTCCTCGGATTCCGATGCCGCCGCTCCGGAAGCGGTCGGTCCCGCCGTGCTGCTGCTGGCCGGTGGCGTGGAATCCGCGCACGGGTACTTCCCCGGCCTGGTCGAAGGACTCACCGCGGACCCCGGCTGCCGCGTCATCCTGCACGACCGCCCCGGAGCGGGCGAGGGCGAAACCGTTGGCACGCTGCAGGAAACGGCACACGCGCTGCACGCCACCCTGCGGGAAAGCGCCGCGGGGCCGGTGGTCGTCGTCGGCCACAGCCTCGGCGGAGCGTTGGCCGCGCTGCTCGCCCGCGACCACCCGGAGGACGTCGCGGGACTCGTGCTGCTGGACCCCACCCCGATCAACGCCCCCGGCATCACCGTTCGGCTGGAGCGGGTGTGCCGCACGATGGCGGTCGTCCTCCGCGTCCCCGGCGCGCGCCGGATCGCGTCCGCGTTCGTGGGCCGGTACATGGAGGCAGAGGTGCGGCGCCTCGGGCTGCGGCCGGACTGCGAAGCGGCGTTCCGGCAGATCTCGCGAGGTGCGCTCGACTTCGCCGGGCTCGCCGCCGCGCTGGTCGGGGTCGGAGCGCTGTCGGCGAACTTCCGGGAGGCGGACCTGCCACGCGTCCCGGCCGCCGTCGTCTCCGCCGAACGCAAGCCCGCCAGCGAGGCCCGGCGCGCGCACCAGCGGCTCGCGTCCGCCCTCGGGACGAGCCCCATCATCTGGCCCGGCGCGACGCACGCGGTCCACCTCGACCACCCCGACGACACCCTCGCCACCATCCGCGACGTCGTCACCCGCGCCACGCCGTCCGCGGAGCGGGATCGGACGTGA
- a CDS encoding TetR/AcrR family transcriptional regulator, with translation MSSGVRKRSRELLRAELAKAAADYIADVGLENTTVADIAGEIGVSRATFHRYFHSKEDAIVAAVRATRISAADCVRTADASTGDSVWATVRRAFDPVVDAINADAAALRKRAHLIESAAPVRARLASLNDVEREELTSALLDWVPDVLQAQAVAGATVLAFELAWTVWSTDENADFGPALDRAFEAITAVATLRLDPL, from the coding sequence ATGTCCAGTGGCGTACGCAAGCGCAGCCGGGAGCTCCTCCGCGCGGAGCTCGCCAAGGCGGCGGCCGACTACATCGCCGACGTCGGCCTGGAGAACACGACGGTCGCGGACATCGCCGGTGAGATCGGGGTGTCCCGAGCGACGTTCCACCGGTACTTCCACTCCAAGGAGGACGCGATCGTCGCCGCCGTGCGGGCGACGCGGATCTCCGCGGCGGACTGCGTGCGCACCGCCGACGCCTCGACCGGCGATTCGGTGTGGGCGACCGTGCGCCGCGCGTTCGACCCCGTGGTCGACGCGATCAACGCCGACGCCGCGGCCTTGCGCAAGCGCGCGCACCTGATCGAGTCCGCGGCGCCCGTGCGCGCACGGCTGGCCTCGCTCAACGACGTGGAACGCGAAGAACTCACCTCCGCCCTGCTGGACTGGGTGCCCGACGTGCTGCAGGCCCAGGCCGTCGCCGGAGCGACCGTGCTCGCGTTCGAACTGGCCTGGACCGTGTGGTCCACCGACGAGAACGCCGACTTCGGCCCCGCCCTGGACCGCGCGTTCGAAGCGATCACAGCCGTCGCAACACTCCGCCTGGACCCTTTGTGA
- a CDS encoding LysR substrate-binding domain-containing protein — protein MLNPWRLRLLGLLDNLGTVRAVADTLHLSPSTVSQQLAVLEGETRTQLLERSGRRVRLTRSGIALARRGREILDRMAEAEAELRALNNEPIGTVRLGVFQSAIPTLAVPVAAHLAHSHPHLHVELIESEPHESGAALRTGEADVIVTTTDYVEFPWGKDLDLIPLGTDPVVLVLPAEHPLAKRRVVDLAACAEETWACDRPGSYMAELTLRLCHESGFEPRVACRFSNILLLLQHVEAGRSLALLPGLAVAPGHAVVTRELTTPVHRNVTIVVRRGTTSRAGVNAVVEALLAHADIPALSAPSTQDAMRTPEEDAE, from the coding sequence GTGTTGAACCCGTGGCGCCTGCGCCTGCTCGGCCTGCTCGACAACCTGGGAACGGTCCGGGCGGTGGCCGACACGCTGCACCTGAGCCCGTCGACGGTCTCCCAGCAGCTGGCCGTGCTCGAAGGCGAGACCCGGACCCAGCTGCTGGAGCGCTCCGGTCGCCGCGTGCGGCTCACCCGCAGCGGCATCGCGCTGGCCCGGCGCGGGCGGGAGATCCTGGACCGGATGGCCGAGGCGGAGGCCGAGCTGCGCGCCCTGAACAACGAACCGATCGGCACCGTCCGGCTCGGCGTGTTCCAGAGCGCGATCCCCACCCTCGCCGTACCGGTCGCGGCCCACCTGGCGCACTCGCACCCGCACCTGCACGTGGAACTCATCGAATCCGAACCGCACGAGAGCGGCGCGGCGCTGCGCACCGGCGAGGCCGACGTGATCGTCACGACCACCGACTACGTCGAGTTCCCCTGGGGCAAGGACCTCGACCTGATCCCGCTGGGCACCGACCCGGTCGTCCTGGTCCTGCCCGCGGAGCACCCGCTCGCGAAGCGCCGGGTCGTGGACCTCGCCGCCTGCGCGGAGGAGACCTGGGCCTGCGACCGGCCCGGTTCCTACATGGCCGAGCTGACCTTGCGCCTGTGCCACGAGTCCGGCTTCGAACCTCGGGTCGCCTGCCGGTTCAGCAACATCCTGCTGCTGCTCCAGCACGTCGAAGCGGGCCGCTCGCTCGCGCTGCTGCCCGGCCTCGCGGTGGCACCAGGGCATGCGGTCGTCACCCGTGAACTCACCACGCCGGTGCACCGCAACGTGACCATCGTGGTGCGCCGGGGCACGACGTCGCGGGCCGGGGTGAACGCCGTCGTCGAAGCCCTGCTCGCCCACGCCGACATCCCCGCCCTGTCCGCACCGTCCACTCAGGACGCAATGCGAACTCCGGAGGAGGACGCGGAATGA